A window of the Dongshaea marina genome harbors these coding sequences:
- the flgK gene encoding flagellar hook-associated protein FlgK, producing MSNLFQIGLSGLNVSQASLNTTAHNIANINTEGYSRQVTLAETRGAERQGNIFMGRGAQIGSISRQFSEFAYSEYIINTTSQSYFETRFTNAARIDSVVSDEDTSVSQDMLSMFSSINGFADHPNTIEARSVFIEDAKNMVNTFNRLYDQARLQFDSVNDDIERTVESINTFSDNIAKINLDILTALSGDTSREANDLADQRDEQIRQLSELVNVSVIKLSNGMVNVTMGTGQPLVLGAQATVLGTQPGNPDTQDIQVVIEASGAQIPVDGTVLGGSLQSLYDVRDQVLVPTFTSLGLNAMGITHSINEQQKQGQDLDGAIGEPLFYDYNSTTAQRGRVMSHNDSLGEAQLSLRIDDLSLMTIDEYELRVISYTPAAPGPEAIQFELTNLTTGATSNLPAAGAQDLTVNQRITIPNTGLSLGIESISAGDPPQVGKRFTIRPTRTAANDLSLIQDDPRKVAAADAEVKVAAVSTNTGNATLSVTSIDDRADGLYPVKNQPMTIAFTGVAAGPPTVYQYEIRDSAGTVITVPAGESYTLIDNTGAAVTKNAGDQLNNLGFSLDILSNRYSGMQFAGVTLEFDGISGGPAVGDQFTISYNETGDGDNRNALLMAQLQTDKILGQGKQTFQDNYSAMISWVGAITKNAEISLTSSETLLNQSRERLQAISGVNLDEEASNLIRYQQSYNASARVITVANELFDTILQSIR from the coding sequence ATGTCTAATCTTTTTCAAATCGGCTTATCCGGGCTTAATGTCTCTCAGGCGAGCCTGAATACCACGGCGCATAATATAGCCAATATCAATACCGAGGGGTATAGCCGGCAGGTCACCCTTGCTGAAACTCGTGGTGCTGAGCGCCAGGGGAATATATTTATGGGGCGGGGAGCCCAGATCGGCAGCATTAGCCGTCAGTTTAGCGAGTTTGCTTATAGCGAGTACATCATTAACACCACCTCTCAGAGTTACTTTGAGACTCGCTTTACCAATGCAGCCCGGATTGACAGTGTGGTATCCGATGAAGATACCTCGGTCTCCCAGGATATGCTGAGCATGTTTTCGTCGATCAATGGGTTTGCCGATCACCCCAACACCATAGAGGCGCGCAGTGTGTTTATCGAAGATGCCAAGAATATGGTAAACACCTTTAATCGCCTCTATGACCAGGCGCGCCTCCAATTTGATAGCGTTAATGATGATATTGAGCGCACTGTCGAGTCTATTAATACCTTTTCCGATAACATCGCCAAGATCAATCTGGATATTCTGACGGCCCTCAGTGGGGATACCAGTCGTGAGGCGAACGATCTTGCCGATCAGCGTGACGAGCAGATCCGTCAGCTCAGTGAATTGGTGAATGTTTCTGTTATCAAGCTAAGTAATGGCATGGTGAATGTCACCATGGGCACAGGACAGCCTTTGGTGCTGGGTGCTCAGGCTACAGTGCTAGGTACCCAGCCTGGTAATCCTGATACTCAGGATATTCAGGTGGTGATTGAAGCGAGCGGTGCCCAGATCCCGGTTGATGGAACGGTTTTAGGGGGGTCCCTGCAATCTCTGTATGATGTCCGCGATCAAGTGTTGGTTCCAACCTTTACCAGTCTGGGTCTCAATGCGATGGGGATTACTCATTCGATCAATGAGCAGCAGAAGCAGGGGCAGGATCTTGATGGTGCCATCGGTGAACCGCTGTTTTACGATTACAACAGCACTACGGCACAGCGTGGCCGGGTGATGAGTCACAATGATAGTTTGGGTGAGGCGCAGCTTAGCTTGCGTATCGATGATCTCTCTTTGATGACGATTGATGAGTATGAGCTTAGAGTAATTAGCTATACACCAGCAGCACCAGGCCCAGAGGCTATTCAGTTTGAGTTAACTAATCTCACCACAGGGGCTACTTCGAACCTTCCTGCAGCGGGCGCTCAGGACTTAACTGTGAACCAGCGGATCACGATTCCAAACACCGGGTTATCCCTTGGGATCGAGAGTATCTCGGCAGGCGATCCTCCCCAGGTTGGCAAGCGCTTTACCATCAGGCCGACCCGAACCGCGGCCAATGATCTTTCTTTGATTCAGGATGATCCCCGCAAGGTCGCTGCGGCGGATGCTGAGGTAAAGGTTGCCGCTGTTTCGACCAATACTGGTAATGCCACCCTTTCGGTTACCTCGATTGATGATCGGGCCGATGGGCTCTACCCGGTCAAAAATCAGCCGATGACGATCGCCTTTACCGGTGTTGCGGCAGGACCTCCAACTGTATATCAGTACGAGATCCGCGATAGTGCCGGAACCGTGATTACGGTGCCAGCTGGTGAAAGTTATACATTAATCGATAATACCGGGGCTGCAGTTACCAAGAATGCAGGAGATCAGTTAAATAACCTTGGTTTTTCTTTGGATATTCTCTCCAACCGTTACAGCGGGATGCAGTTTGCCGGGGTAACCCTGGAGTTTGATGGCATCAGTGGCGGCCCTGCAGTTGGTGATCAGTTCACTATTAGTTATAACGAAACCGGCGATGGTGATAACCGTAACGCTCTGCTGATGGCGCAGCTGCAGACCGATAAGATTCTCGGGCAGGGTAAGCAGACCTTCCAGGATAACTATAGTGCGATGATCTCCTGGGTTGGTGCCATCACCAAAAATGCCGAGATAAGTCTTACCTCCAGCGAAACCCTCCTCAATCAATCCAGGGAGCGATTGCAGGCGATCTCCGGGGTGAACCTCGACGAGGAAGCCTCAAATCTCATCCGTTATCAGCAATCCTATAACGCCTCGGCGCGGGTTATTACTGTGGCTAACGAGCTGTTTGACACCATATTGCAGTCAATCCGTTAA
- a CDS encoding flagellin N-terminal helical domain-containing protein — protein sequence MPFVVNTNVMSINAQRQLGKSQMMQNQAMERLSSGLRINSAKDDAAGLAISTGMESQIRGLNQAARNANDGISMAQTAEGSMQEMTNILQRMRELAVQSANDTNSASNRASIQKEIDQLYAELDRIATVTQFNGVNLLDGSNSSTSLQIGANTGERLSFSIAAATTGALNLNAVSGIGELNGGRIDTAGAAAVDNGDVTVNGVAMSLTAGAAMSLHLAAFNDVKGLSGVTATAYNVLEGTGNQTGVTDGTFSINGTVLAATGSMTELVDKINQEVGGVTAKVGAGDSLVLSNDDGQSIIIDAGGAQIGLVNDTYAGYLSLTSQDNSAITITTNSVGTNDDIQTFGFNRSTGSDLVVGGTNSGVISAMAAASNHGITSSDGIVINGVKLGDVTGNSAADKAFAINALSSQTDVTAAARTELDFSLNINTAQGASALTINGVGSITLSLATSLDSAVAIINAAGIGGLVAEADATSGQVKLVSASGQDISIVSGSLHFEDPSGTGIVSEITYRGAITLTGVDGKDVTVYSTATSEALKDTSLAKLGLIDQGGNETAVGTGLNVTSVANAENTIERIDDALVTISENRAELGAIQNRLTSTISNLENVSQNLSAANSRIRDADFASETSSLSKSQILQQAGISMLAQANASGQSVLSLLG from the coding sequence ATGCCTTTCGTTGTAAACACCAATGTAATGTCGATCAATGCACAGCGTCAGCTGGGTAAATCGCAAATGATGCAAAACCAGGCGATGGAGCGACTCTCCTCTGGTTTGCGGATCAACAGTGCTAAAGATGATGCGGCGGGTCTGGCGATCTCCACCGGGATGGAATCTCAAATTCGTGGCCTGAATCAAGCGGCACGTAACGCTAACGATGGTATCTCCATGGCTCAGACCGCAGAGGGGTCTATGCAGGAGATGACCAACATCTTGCAGCGGATGCGTGAGTTGGCAGTTCAATCGGCCAACGATACCAACTCAGCTTCTAACCGGGCATCGATTCAAAAAGAGATCGATCAACTTTATGCTGAGCTGGATCGTATCGCCACCGTTACCCAGTTTAACGGGGTCAACCTGCTCGATGGCTCGAATTCTTCCACTAGCTTGCAGATTGGGGCAAATACTGGCGAGCGTCTCTCATTCTCTATTGCTGCTGCGACTACTGGGGCACTGAATCTGAACGCAGTGTCCGGTATCGGTGAGCTCAATGGAGGCCGGATTGATACTGCGGGTGCTGCTGCTGTTGATAATGGTGATGTGACGGTCAATGGGGTAGCCATGTCTTTAACTGCTGGTGCTGCGATGTCACTGCACTTGGCCGCATTTAATGATGTGAAGGGCCTCAGTGGAGTTACTGCCACTGCTTATAACGTATTGGAAGGAACTGGTAACCAGACCGGGGTTACCGATGGAACATTTTCCATCAATGGTACTGTCCTTGCTGCCACCGGTTCAATGACTGAGCTAGTGGATAAGATTAATCAGGAGGTCGGAGGGGTTACCGCGAAAGTGGGGGCTGGTGACTCCCTGGTGCTGAGTAATGATGATGGCCAGTCGATTATCATTGATGCCGGTGGTGCGCAGATCGGATTGGTGAATGATACCTATGCTGGGTACCTTTCTTTGACCAGCCAGGACAACAGTGCTATTACCATAACGACCAACTCAGTTGGTACCAATGATGATATTCAAACGTTTGGCTTCAACCGGAGTACCGGCTCCGATCTGGTTGTGGGGGGGACTAATTCAGGTGTTATCTCTGCCATGGCGGCTGCGAGCAATCACGGCATTACCAGCTCTGATGGTATTGTTATCAACGGTGTGAAATTAGGCGATGTTACCGGGAATTCAGCGGCGGACAAGGCGTTTGCGATTAATGCCCTTAGCTCTCAAACTGACGTCACAGCTGCCGCGAGAACGGAACTTGATTTTAGCTTGAATATAAATACTGCCCAGGGCGCTAGTGCATTGACAATCAATGGTGTAGGTAGCATAACCTTATCCTTAGCGACCAGTCTGGACTCTGCAGTAGCGATCATTAATGCAGCTGGCATTGGTGGTTTGGTTGCTGAAGCCGATGCGACCAGTGGTCAGGTTAAGCTGGTGTCTGCATCGGGTCAGGATATTAGTATTGTGAGCGGTAGCCTCCATTTCGAAGATCCGTCAGGTACGGGAATCGTCTCAGAGATTACTTACCGAGGGGCGATTACCCTGACTGGTGTGGATGGTAAAGATGTCACTGTTTACAGCACCGCGACCAGCGAGGCTCTCAAGGATACTTCTCTTGCCAAGCTTGGCTTGATTGATCAGGGTGGTAATGAGACAGCGGTTGGTACCGGGTTGAATGTCACCTCGGTTGCCAATGCGGAGAACACTATTGAGCGGATCGATGATGCTCTCGTGACTATCTCAGAAAACCGGGCTGAGCTTGGTGCGATCCAGAATCGCCTGACCTCAACCATCTCGAATCTTGAGAATGTCTCACAGAACCTAAGCGCAGCGAACTCTCGGATCCGGGATGCGGACTTTGCGTCTGAGACCTCATCTCTGAGTAAGTCGCAGATCTTGCAGCAGGCAGGTATCTCTATGCTGGCTCAGGCGAATGCCTCAGGTCAGAGTGTCCTGTCACTGCTCGGATAA
- the flgL gene encoding flagellar hook-associated protein FlgL: MRISTQMFYDRSVTSVVKRQANLSELQTHLSEQKEVVHGSDDPVAISAIQRLRQDISVSEKHIQNGELAANSNAIEETSIAQAVNLLQRSRELLVAAGNGTYNTDNREALATELEQVREELIGVANTRDANGQYIFSGYEVDTQPFQVNEFGTVDYHGDDGVRNYQIGPGVKISGNEAGDYAFMNIATGNGTYLSSVADSNQGSGVIDEAQVIDETVHSTFSGNSYSISMNEPTPGADIEYRVYGIKQTATFTGSATVKIASLDPTDAGFATQQPTALYPEANGTTNIVFTQTAPNTFDVIVGGNTAVPQYDSSNTNPQTVVVNGVSLEISGTPVTGDTMELTAFVGATQYEENQDIEFNGLKTQIKGKPFDKDVMYLEPASQQSVFATLQQAIAALRIPGEGDVIEAKIENQLNMSKLQVDSALDRVKNIRSSVGARLNTIERQRESSEDFKLTSQKVLSQLEDLDMAEAISEFQLELTSLQVAQQTFVQLQNLSLFNFL, translated from the coding sequence GTGCGGATCTCCACCCAGATGTTTTACGATCGCAGTGTAACCAGCGTGGTTAAACGCCAGGCTAATCTGAGTGAGCTGCAGACCCATCTCTCGGAGCAAAAAGAGGTGGTCCATGGCTCGGACGATCCTGTGGCGATTTCGGCGATTCAGCGGTTGCGTCAGGATATCTCTGTCAGTGAAAAGCATATTCAAAATGGTGAACTGGCTGCCAACAGTAATGCGATTGAGGAAACCAGTATTGCTCAGGCGGTTAATCTGCTGCAGCGTTCCAGGGAGCTACTGGTTGCGGCAGGAAATGGTACCTACAACACAGATAACCGGGAGGCTCTGGCTACGGAACTTGAGCAGGTTCGAGAGGAATTGATCGGAGTTGCTAATACCCGGGATGCCAATGGCCAATATATCTTTTCCGGTTACGAGGTGGATACTCAGCCGTTTCAGGTCAACGAGTTTGGTACCGTGGATTACCATGGTGATGATGGGGTTCGTAACTACCAGATTGGCCCTGGAGTAAAGATCTCAGGTAATGAGGCGGGTGATTACGCCTTCATGAATATTGCTACCGGAAACGGCACCTATCTTTCGAGCGTAGCTGATTCAAATCAGGGTTCCGGGGTTATTGATGAAGCCCAGGTGATTGATGAAACGGTGCACTCAACCTTTTCCGGGAACAGCTACTCCATCTCAATGAATGAGCCCACTCCCGGGGCTGATATCGAGTATCGGGTGTATGGCATCAAGCAAACGGCAACTTTTACCGGTTCGGCAACGGTGAAGATTGCCTCTTTGGATCCTACAGATGCGGGATTTGCCACACAACAGCCAACGGCACTTTATCCTGAGGCAAATGGCACGACTAATATCGTTTTTACTCAAACGGCCCCGAATACCTTTGATGTGATTGTGGGGGGAAATACAGCTGTTCCTCAATATGACTCTTCAAATACCAATCCCCAAACAGTTGTGGTTAATGGAGTCAGCCTGGAGATTTCGGGAACTCCAGTTACAGGCGACACCATGGAGCTGACCGCTTTTGTTGGGGCGACTCAGTATGAAGAGAATCAAGATATCGAATTTAATGGCCTGAAAACTCAGATCAAAGGTAAACCCTTTGATAAAGATGTGATGTATTTGGAGCCAGCCAGTCAGCAGTCGGTTTTTGCAACGCTTCAGCAAGCGATCGCTGCACTGCGTATCCCTGGCGAAGGTGATGTGATCGAGGCAAAGATTGAGAATCAGCTCAATATGTCAAAGCTACAGGTTGATAGTGCCTTGGATCGGGTGAAAAACATTCGCTCCAGTGTGGGGGCTCGGCTCAACACTATAGAGAGGCAACGTGAGTCGAGTGAGGACTTCAAACTCACTTCACAAAAGGTGCTCTCTCAGCTCGAGGATCTGGATATGGCCGAAGCCATCTCTGAATTTCAGCTTGAGCTAACCTCTTTGCAGGTGGCTCAGCAAACCTTTGTGCAACTGCAAAATTTAAGCTTATTTAATTTTCTTTAG
- a CDS encoding flagellar protein FlaG: MSQELEGSRSVLQQTSPAERASQPQMPKPDARNEEVRDNVQQSLAELDPQAVRETMETLNAHVQLMQRQISFSVDESSGRQVIMVFDKNTGEAIKQIPSEDLLQLARNLDKVVGLLFSSQV; this comes from the coding sequence ATGAGCCAGGAGCTTGAAGGTAGCCGCAGTGTACTGCAGCAGACATCACCGGCAGAGCGAGCCTCACAGCCCCAAATGCCTAAACCAGATGCCAGGAATGAGGAGGTTAGGGATAATGTACAGCAATCGCTAGCTGAACTTGATCCTCAGGCAGTGCGTGAGACAATGGAGACACTAAATGCTCATGTACAGCTGATGCAACGGCAAATCAGCTTTTCGGTGGATGAGTCCAGCGGGCGTCAGGTGATTATGGTGTTTGATAAAAATACCGGAGAGGCAATAAAGCAGATCCCTTCGGAGGATTTGCTGCAATTGGCACGAAACTTGGACAAAGTAGTTGGGCTATTATTTAGTAGTCAGGTGTAA
- the fliD gene encoding flagellar filament capping protein FliD: MLSDLSPEEVLMPVVTSTGLGSGLDINNIVTSLVEAEQVPVQQKIDKDALEATEQISALGLLNSSLSSFKSSYSTLSLSSSFSAASISNSHTNLLSVTTDVGADLGSYDLSIEKLAQTHTIASASFTSPNDVIGTGEMTVRFGTYNATDDSFTLNADETVQTITIDSTNNTLSSMRDHINEGNYGVKASVINDGSGYRLVFESSKSGADYALEITTDDDDGTDTNNAGLSQLVFSASDKNMTKTVTAQDAELVMNGLTVTRSDNTVTGLIEGVTLNLLDSSPGESIKLVISRDSSSVEDKIRTLVDSYNTVYAQIYELTKYTGTNEANGVLIGDATVRGIQSTLRSILNSEVDLSGSDIHTFADLGIITTREGTLEIQESTFTSVLSNNINDVADFFTAAGRTTDSQVDFFSSNSLTEAGTYAIEVTQLATQGVLTGTVALGANTTIDADNDTFKVRIDGILSNEISLLQGTYTQSELIAEIQSKINSDSTLLDKGVSVSVTLDGSNQLVITSDAYGSSSSVAFTEVDTDMAAELGLSVASGTEGVDVEGTIDGQTALGDGQFLLSESGNSSGIKVQVTGGATGARGTVTYSPGMVDLLNTTLDAMIDKSISSGSGDIDLSEGIIDTKIDSLYKKLQELDKKDEDLKFRMSKLEARLFEQFNAMDIVVSQLAGTSSFLQGALEALPGYAKDKK; this comes from the coding sequence TTGCTGAGTGATCTGAGTCCTGAGGAGGTGCTTATGCCTGTAGTAACATCTACTGGTCTTGGATCCGGGTTAGACATAAACAATATTGTCACTAGTCTAGTGGAGGCCGAACAGGTTCCTGTTCAGCAGAAGATTGATAAAGATGCTCTTGAGGCCACCGAACAGATCTCGGCTCTGGGGCTACTCAATAGTTCACTCTCCTCTTTCAAAAGCTCTTACTCTACCCTTTCTTTGAGCTCTAGTTTCAGCGCAGCTTCTATCTCCAATAGCCACACAAATCTTCTTTCGGTTACCACTGATGTTGGGGCCGATCTTGGTAGTTATGATCTCAGCATTGAGAAGCTTGCACAAACTCATACGATTGCTTCAGCTAGTTTCACCAGTCCAAATGATGTGATTGGCACAGGAGAGATGACAGTTCGTTTCGGTACCTATAATGCGACAGATGATAGTTTTACTCTCAATGCTGATGAGACGGTACAAACAATTACCATAGATTCGACGAATAACACTCTTTCGAGCATGCGGGATCATATCAATGAGGGAAATTATGGGGTCAAAGCTTCGGTGATCAATGATGGGAGCGGTTATCGTTTGGTGTTTGAGAGCAGCAAGAGTGGAGCTGATTATGCTCTGGAGATCACCACAGACGACGATGATGGCACTGATACCAATAATGCGGGCTTGTCACAGCTGGTGTTTAGTGCATCGGACAAAAACATGACAAAAACTGTGACTGCACAAGATGCTGAACTGGTGATGAATGGTCTGACGGTTACCCGCTCCGATAATACTGTGACGGGATTGATTGAAGGTGTAACTCTGAACCTACTGGACTCAAGTCCCGGAGAGTCTATCAAGCTAGTTATTAGCAGGGATTCCAGTTCGGTTGAGGATAAAATACGCACTCTTGTTGATAGCTACAATACCGTCTATGCCCAAATATATGAGCTTACAAAGTACACGGGAACCAATGAGGCCAATGGTGTATTGATTGGTGATGCTACAGTGAGAGGCATCCAGAGTACCTTACGCTCGATTCTTAATTCCGAAGTTGATCTGTCTGGTAGCGATATACACACTTTTGCAGATCTCGGGATCATCACCACTCGGGAAGGAACCCTTGAAATTCAGGAGTCAACCTTTACCTCTGTCTTGAGTAACAATATTAATGATGTTGCGGACTTCTTCACTGCAGCTGGGCGGACGACGGACTCACAGGTTGATTTTTTCAGTAGTAACTCGCTTACGGAGGCAGGAACCTATGCGATTGAGGTCACACAACTGGCGACACAGGGTGTGCTGACTGGTACTGTCGCATTAGGTGCAAACACAACAATAGATGCTGACAATGATACATTTAAAGTTCGTATTGATGGGATTTTATCCAATGAGATCAGCTTGCTTCAGGGAACATATACACAATCTGAACTTATTGCCGAGATACAGTCAAAGATAAATTCGGACTCAACTTTACTCGATAAAGGAGTCAGCGTCTCTGTGACTCTTGATGGTAGTAATCAGCTAGTGATTACCTCTGATGCCTATGGGAGTTCATCTTCGGTCGCGTTTACCGAGGTGGATACAGACATGGCAGCGGAGTTAGGACTATCAGTCGCATCGGGAACAGAGGGAGTCGATGTTGAAGGCACGATAGATGGACAAACAGCTTTAGGTGATGGTCAATTTCTCCTCTCTGAGAGTGGAAACTCCTCAGGAATTAAAGTTCAGGTGACAGGGGGAGCAACAGGGGCTCGGGGAACGGTCACCTACTCTCCGGGAATGGTTGACCTTCTCAACACCACACTGGATGCTATGATTGATAAGTCGATCTCTTCCGGTTCCGGAGATATAGATCTGAGTGAAGGTATTATCGATACCAAGATTGACTCCCTGTATAAAAAGTTGCAGGAGCTGGACAAGAAAGATGAAGATCTTAAGTTCAGGATGAGCAAGCTGGAAGCTCGCCTTTTTGAGCAATTTAATGCCATGGATATTGTTGTTTCTCAATTGGCAGGTACATCTAGCTTTCTCCAGGGAGCCTTAGAGGCTTTGCCTGGATATGCAAAGGATAAGAAGTAA
- a CDS encoding flagellin N-terminal helical domain-containing protein, translating to MPQIINTNIMSLNAQRQLNKSQLKQNMAMERLSSGLRINSAKDDAAGLAISTGMESQIRGLNQAVRNANDGISMSQTAEGAMDEMSNILQRMRELAIQAANDTNSASNRASIQKEIDQLYAELDRIAEVTQFNGVKVLDGSGGSTSLQIGANAGENLAFSIDAVTTTALNLNAVSGIGELNGGRVDTGGAGADSTVTVNGVKINFAAGAAMTAMVEAFNTVKGLTGVTATSYNVLEGTKNQSGVTDGTFQINSTTIGATGSMQELIDTINQEVGGVTAKIGSGNSLILSNDDGGGIVINAGGAQIGLVDDIYGGYLALTSQDNSAIEIGLTSTGVTSELNEIGFNRSTGSDLVVGGTNSGVISAMAAASNHGITASDGIVINGVKLGDVTGNSAADKAFAINALSSQTDVTAAARTELDFSLNINTAQGASALTINGVGSITLSLATSLDSAVAIINAAGIGGLVAEADASSGQVKLISASGQDISIVSGSLHFEDPAGTGIVSEITYRGAITLTGQDGKDVVVTSSASDEAAKESALEKLGLSDQGGNSTAVGIGLSVTTVANAENTIERIDAALQQISDTRASLGAIQNRLNSTISNLENVSQNLSAANSRIKDADFAAETSALSKAQILQQAGISMLAQANASTQNVLSLLQG from the coding sequence ATGCCTCAAATTATTAACACCAATATCATGTCGCTCAATGCTCAGCGTCAACTAAATAAGTCGCAACTCAAGCAGAATATGGCTATGGAGCGACTCTCATCCGGCCTGCGGATCAACAGCGCTAAAGATGATGCGGCAGGTCTTGCCATTTCAACCGGCATGGAATCGCAAATCCGAGGCCTAAACCAGGCGGTACGTAATGCGAACGACGGTATCTCCATGTCGCAGACTGCAGAGGGTGCGATGGATGAGATGTCCAACATTCTGCAGCGGATGCGTGAGCTGGCGATTCAGGCGGCTAATGATACCAACTCGGCGTCTAACCGGGCATCCATTCAGAAAGAGATCGATCAGCTCTATGCTGAATTGGATCGTATCGCAGAGGTGACTCAGTTCAATGGGGTGAAGGTGCTGGATGGATCTGGTGGTTCGACAAGCCTACAAATAGGTGCAAACGCTGGAGAGAATCTCGCCTTTTCCATTGACGCTGTAACCACGACAGCCCTTAACCTGAATGCGGTCTCAGGAATTGGAGAGCTTAATGGTGGACGAGTGGATACAGGTGGTGCTGGGGCTGATAGTACAGTGACAGTTAATGGAGTCAAAATCAATTTTGCTGCAGGCGCAGCAATGACTGCCATGGTTGAAGCCTTTAATACAGTAAAAGGTCTGACCGGAGTGACCGCGACCTCTTACAACGTGCTTGAGGGAACCAAAAACCAAAGCGGGGTGACCGATGGGACCTTCCAGATTAATAGTACGACGATCGGCGCGACTGGCTCAATGCAGGAGTTGATCGATACGATTAACCAGGAGGTCGGAGGGGTTACTGCAAAAATTGGTTCCGGAAACTCTTTGATTTTGAGCAATGATGATGGGGGAGGCATTGTTATTAATGCTGGTGGTGCTCAGATTGGGTTAGTCGATGATATCTATGGTGGTTACCTCGCCTTGACCAGTCAGGATAACTCTGCAATTGAGATTGGCTTGACCAGCACCGGAGTAACCTCTGAATTAAATGAAATAGGCTTCAACCGGAGTACCGGCTCCGATCTGGTTGTGGGGGGAACCAATTCAGGTGTTATCTCTGCCATGGCGGCTGCGAGCAATCACGGCATTACTGCCTCTGATGGTATTGTTATCAACGGTGTGAAATTAGGCGATGTTACCGGGAATTCAGCGGCGGACAAGGCGTTTGCGATTAATGCCCTTAGCTCTCAAACTGACGTCACAGCTGCCGCGAGAACGGAACTTGATTTTAGCTTGAATATAAATACTGCCCAGGGCGCTAGTGCATTGACAATCAATGGTGTAGGTAGCATAACCTTATCCTTAGCGACCAGTCTGGACTCTGCAGTAGCGATTATTAATGCGGCTGGAATTGGTGGTTTGGTTGCTGAGGCCGATGCGAGCAGTGGTCAGGTCAAGCTGATCTCAGCATCGGGTCAGGATATCAGCATTGTGAGTGGTAGTCTCCATTTCGAGGATCCGGCAGGCACGGGAATCGTCTCAGAGATAACCTACCGAGGAGCGATTACCTTGACCGGTCAGGATGGTAAGGATGTTGTGGTAACTAGCTCGGCTTCGGATGAAGCCGCAAAAGAAAGTGCTCTTGAAAAACTTGGATTGAGCGATCAGGGGGGGAACTCTACTGCCGTTGGAATTGGCTTGAGCGTGACGACGGTTGCTAATGCAGAGAATACTATTGAGCGAATCGATGCAGCACTTCAACAGATCTCTGATACTCGGGCGAGCTTAGGTGCGATTCAGAACCGCTTAAACTCTACCATCTCTAATCTTGAGAATGTGTCTCAGAACTTGTCGGCGGCAAACTCGCGAATTAAGGATGCGGATTTCGCGGCGGAGACCTCTGCCCTTAGTAAGGCGCAGATCCTCCAGCAGGCAGGTATCTCCATGCTGGCCCAAGCCAATGCCAGCACTCAGAATGTACTATCGCTTCTTCAGGGATAG